One window of Arvicola amphibius chromosome 6, mArvAmp1.2, whole genome shotgun sequence genomic DNA carries:
- the Atp5f1c gene encoding ATP synthase subunit gamma, mitochondrial isoform X1 has translation MFSRASAAGLSACALQPQWIQVRNMATLKDITRRLKSIKNIQKITKSMKMVAAAKYARAERELKPARVYGTGSLALYEKAEIKGPEDKKKHLLIGVSSDRGLCGAIHSSVAKQMKNEVANLTAAGKEVMIVGIGDKIKGILYRTHSDQFLVSFKDVGRKPPTFGDASVIALELLNSGYEFDEGSIIFNQFKSVISYKTEEKPIFSLNTIASAESMSIYDDIDADVLQNYQEYSLANIIYYSLKESTTSEQSARMTAMDNASKNASDMIDKLTLTFNRTRQAVITKELIEIISGAAALD, from the exons GATCCAAGTTCGAAACATGGCAACTTTGAAAGATA TTACCAGGAGACTGAAGTCCAtcaaaaatatccagaaaattaCCAAGTCTATGAAGATGGTGGCAGCTGCAAAGTATGCCCGGGCTGAGCGGGAGCTGAAGCCAGCTCGAGTGTATGGAACAGGCTCCTTGG CGCTTTATGAGAAGGCTGAGATTAAGGGACCTGAGGACAAGAAGAAACACCTCCTTATTGGTGTGTCGTCAGATCGAGGGCTTTGTGGTGCTATTCATTCCTCAGTGGCTAAACAGATGAAGAATGAGGTAGCTAACCTCACAGCAGCCGGGAAAGAAGTTATGATTGTTGGAATTGGTGACAAAATCAAGGGCATACTTTATAG GACTCACTCTGACCAGTTTTTGGTGTCATTCAAAGATGTGGGACGGAAGCCCCCTACTTTTGGAGACGCATCAGTCATTGCCCTGGAATTGTTGAATTCTGGATATGAATTTGATGAAGGCTCTATCATTTTTAATCAGTTCAA ATCTGTTATCTCCTACAAGACAGAAGAGAAGCCCATCTTCTCTCTCAACACCATTGCAAGTGCTG AGAGCATGAGCATTTATGATGACATCGATGCTGATGTGCTACAGAATTACCAGGAGTACAGTCTGGCCAACATCATCTACTACTCCCTGAAGGAGTCCACCACCAGTGAGCAGAGTGCCAGGATGACGGCTATGGACAACGCCAGCAAGAATGCTT CTGATATGATTGACAAATTGACTCTGACGTTCAACCGCACCCGCCAAGCCGTCATCACAAAGGAGTTGATTGAAATCATCTCTGGGGCTGCTGCTCT GGATTAA
- the Atp5f1c gene encoding ATP synthase subunit gamma, mitochondrial isoform X2, which produces MFSRASAAGLSACALQPQWIQVRNMATLKDITRRLKSIKNIQKITKSMKMVAAAKYARAERELKPARVYGTGSLALYEKAEIKGPEDKKKHLLIGVSSDRGLCGAIHSSVAKQMKNEVANLTAAGKEVMIVGIGDKIKGILYRTHSDQFLVSFKDVGRKPPTFGDASVIALELLNSGYEFDEGSIIFNQFKSVISYKTEEKPIFSLNTIASAESMSIYDDIDADVLQNYQEYSLANIIYYSLKESTTSEQSARMTAMDNASKNASDMIDKLTLTFNRTRQAVITKELIEIISGAAAL; this is translated from the exons GATCCAAGTTCGAAACATGGCAACTTTGAAAGATA TTACCAGGAGACTGAAGTCCAtcaaaaatatccagaaaattaCCAAGTCTATGAAGATGGTGGCAGCTGCAAAGTATGCCCGGGCTGAGCGGGAGCTGAAGCCAGCTCGAGTGTATGGAACAGGCTCCTTGG CGCTTTATGAGAAGGCTGAGATTAAGGGACCTGAGGACAAGAAGAAACACCTCCTTATTGGTGTGTCGTCAGATCGAGGGCTTTGTGGTGCTATTCATTCCTCAGTGGCTAAACAGATGAAGAATGAGGTAGCTAACCTCACAGCAGCCGGGAAAGAAGTTATGATTGTTGGAATTGGTGACAAAATCAAGGGCATACTTTATAG GACTCACTCTGACCAGTTTTTGGTGTCATTCAAAGATGTGGGACGGAAGCCCCCTACTTTTGGAGACGCATCAGTCATTGCCCTGGAATTGTTGAATTCTGGATATGAATTTGATGAAGGCTCTATCATTTTTAATCAGTTCAA ATCTGTTATCTCCTACAAGACAGAAGAGAAGCCCATCTTCTCTCTCAACACCATTGCAAGTGCTG AGAGCATGAGCATTTATGATGACATCGATGCTGATGTGCTACAGAATTACCAGGAGTACAGTCTGGCCAACATCATCTACTACTCCCTGAAGGAGTCCACCACCAGTGAGCAGAGTGCCAGGATGACGGCTATGGACAACGCCAGCAAGAATGCTT CTGATATGATTGACAAATTGACTCTGACGTTCAACCGCACCCGCCAAGCCGTCATCACAAAGGAGTTGATTGAAATCATCTCTGGGGCTGCTGCTCTGTAA